Below is a window of Musa acuminata AAA Group cultivar baxijiao chromosome BXJ3-11, Cavendish_Baxijiao_AAA, whole genome shotgun sequence DNA.
TTAAACTCAAATACTCATGCAATTTAAAGGCCCAATTTGGTGACACAATGTGGATGAGATGTGATTATAGAAGCTGCAATGTAACAAGAGCATGCTTCAAAGAAATATGCGTCTCATGATAGGAGTCCACATCAATTGTGACAGATAAATCAGCCACATCTGTGTACACATGACATAGGAAGCCCAATAGCATGACAAATGAATGGGGCTTCCTGAATAAATAGGGAAGTCAGGCCCTTGCAGTCTTGCTTTGTGAATTAGCCACTACAGTTGATCCTAAAGTTCCAAGAGCCAGCGAAGGAAGGAGTTACGAAAAGATGTAAGTGCAAAATCATTTATCACCAAAACTTGTTGGGTGATAATAATATTTCACAATAAAGATGAATGGTAGGAGGCACCAAAGGTTTATAGGATTTGAAGCCTAAGATAACCAGATTTGTATGAAAGAGATGTTTGTTGAACTCCAAATCTATGTTACTATGATAAATGACCATTATGCAACTTTGAGTGGTAGCATGTTGGTGGCATATCTTGGGGCAGAGTGGCAATTCTCTTCTATCATATCACCTGTGCAACCatccaattgaaaacttgaaaaaACTGTTGCCCAACTGAGACGAATGTTTAATAATCCAAAGGAGAGGAAACAAACAGAAGCAAGTGTCATGgactattagttaattaaaaataaaCCACACGACCTCTCTCACAATTGAGAAAGGAAATGATGAGTTTTTAAATACATCAAAGCTAACTAATATAGAGGCAACGTTTGCTTTTTACCATGCTTGACCACAGCATACATCTGTGATAAGTTAAAAGAATAAAGATGGAAAAGTATATAAATGCATACTAGGATTTATCTTCAGCAAGTAGAATTGTGCCTATGTATAAGGCCATAAGCTAATAGTATATATTAGCTAAGATATTGCATCAATTCTGGCATttgttatttaaaaaattttgtgtcaAAGGATATGGTTTCTGTTCATGCAAATTGTTTATTCAAAGACCCTATGCTTTTTTATAAATTTCACCAGTAAAAACTCTGGGAATTATAATAAGTTCATTACTAAAATATGAAGTCAGATCCTGCATCTAGGGTTTATGATATGCTGGCAAAATTGTCACATTCATTATGCTATATATGTACCGTTATTTACTCGTCACACTGAGCAAATGTTTATGCTTCATTACAGTCGAAGTGTGGTGAAGTTTGGTCTACAATATCTAATTCCGGCAAAAGTAAGTGGCTGACAAGGAACATTAAAATAGTTAAGCAATAATATCACACACACAATAAAAGAAAGGCATAGGGTTCGAACCCTCAACTTGAACTACTGTTTTAAAGTAATATTTCTTTCAAAGTATTGTTTTATGTAGCCTGTTGATCTTTGAAAAGAAGCATAAAAAAAAGGGTTTAAGCCTTCAACTTGAACTACTGTTGTAAAGTAATATGCTTTCAAAGTATTGTTTTATGTAGCCTTTTGATCTTCGTAAAGGAGCATAAAAAAGATAGGATTTAAGCCTTCAACTTGAACTATTACCTTTTTCTTAAATCCTTGGAGAAGTATGTCATTAAAATGCAACTTCTTTCCAAAGAGAAGTGCATAATATACTTGTTTAAATCATTTGCCAACAATTTTAACTAGACATTCAAACACGATGTCAAGGAATTCTGTTTGCTGTATCCATCTATTATGGTATCTTGCTTTTTCATGATCTGCCAAACGACCTATACATTTGTTGTTCGGTATTGCTTGTAGGTATCTGTTCTTACAGTTTGTCAATAGTATCGAGTGATCCACACAGCGCACATGTGCATACAGCGCACATGTGCATCCgtacccacacacacacacaaaggcaAACGCAACTGCTCATAGGAACAGAGCAGAATGAACTCCCAGTAACCATGGAACTTATGGACTGCACAGTGTGCTATCGAACCACCCGTCCAGCTTGTTAATGAGTAGCAAGTAGTCGCTGTTTTAACGTTTGCCAATTCTCTATCAGCCATTTTATCAAACACCCTATTGTCTACATTTTTCTCGAGCATTAATCTTGCACGGGTGTTCAAATGATCGCCTCTCGTGTCTTTAGTGTAAACCATAGCCCGTCAGACAATGGGGAAACAAATGCACTTACTTTTCTGATTTAGTGAGAGACGAAGAGGAATATGTTCCATTATCCCTTCTGGAGAGAattaagagaaagaggaagggatGGAGGAATGGGTTACCTTCTTCCGAAGTCTCTCGTGGCGGAAGGTACGGTTCTCTCTTCGGGTGACGACCTTGGCCTCGATGAAAGAAGGCCGTCGTGTTGTGGTCGGGCAGGCCATGGCCGAGGAGGGCATCATATTCATTTTGAAGCAGAGCCGCTGACCGCTAACGAAGGAGCTGCTTCCCACCATTGCTGGAGACACGCGAGCAGTAGCTGCCATTGTGGACGGAGCAGAAGCGACCAGCGAAGAAGAAGAATGAGAcatcctcctctcctctccctctctctctctcgctctcgctctctcttgTAATGTCACTCGCGAGGACGAAACCCGACCTTATCTCCTCATCCATCCACCTCTTCCCGATTCTTCCATTTATGCCCCTCAAAGTGTAACGGAATTTAACGGTAACGGCATTCCGGCTCCTTTCCGTCAGTTTAGAGTAATTTTTTTTCCCTCCCGCGCTTCGTCGTCGTCTACCTATATATACTCGCCCAAAATGAAAGATGAGAGAGCGGAAAGGGATTGCGATCTCCAGTCTCTGATCTGTGTAAGCTCTCTACCACCAACTTCTCAGGTttgcttttcttcttctctctcgcGTAGATAATTCATCGATATCCGATTCCGTCACAAACAGAGATGATTGTTTCGTTGGATGTTCGGCTTCGAATGGATCGATCAGTTTGTGATCGATGTCGAAGACTTTTGATTCCGGTGTTCTGTTTATTTGATCCAATTTCGCAATCGTTCCATATGTTTTTGGAATTGGAACCTGAAACGGATCCCCTTTGGGGTTGGATCTGGGAAGGAACTAATCGATCCCAAGTTCGGTAGATAATTCCCTAACGTCTTTGGTTACTGCTATAATATCCATTTCAGCGATCATCGATCTTGAACATATCACGAAGCGATCGAAACCCAGATCAAGGAGCGCATCAAGACAATGGTAATTTGCTCTTTTCCAGATTGAAGCATGCATATGGCTGTATTGATCGTCTCGGAAAGCACAGGAGGGGGGCGACGGCAGAACGGGCGGCGGAGATGAGATGGCGACGGAGATGGGATCGGGGGAAATGGAGCACGACGTCCAACGCATCCTCGAAAAGATCGATCAGTTCACTCAACAGGTTTCAATCCCCTGAGCTTGCTGTGTAATGTATCCCCTTGGTAAATGACTCAAACAGGGGATCTCTCTGTGAAGGTGTGGGAGCTGCTGGACGCAGGGAGGACGCTGTTCAAAACCCTGTCATCGGAATTCGAAGAACGCTTGATCTCGTGAGTAGTAGCGATCGGTGTTCTTAGTTGGGAAGCAAGATAATGAAACGGAAGTTGAGATGGACGTCGACTCACATGTTTGCGTCACAGAATCCACAAGGAGCAGATGGCGAAGTGGCAGGAGGAGATCAAGGAGATGCAGTTGCGTGACACATGCAACGAAGCAGCTCGAGCTCTCCTTGAGAACGCCCAGCATTTGCTTCGCAGTGCTCCTCAGGCCTCTCCTACACAGCAGCCTCTGCAGGATTTCTCAGGTGAAATGTAAGTGGCGAAGGTGAAATCTGTGCTTTTGTTTTACTCCTATGTACTGCCTAATTCACGATAACACGACAATTGTTGCACCCATGCAACTAGCAATTCATAGCTGTGTCAACTCCCATCGCATCCTTCTACATGAAATATAGGAAGCAATGCCCTTTGTGTTGAAGCAACATTTTGCTCATAGTGCTTTCACTGCCTGGACAGGCATTGATGACCCTTTTTGCAGGATCTTAATTCATATATGGTTTATATGATAAACTTAAATGCATGAAACTTCCATCAATATGATTTGGGGACATGGAGATTATGAATATGCACAATATTTatctttaaaattagaaaaaaaattcttCATGACATAAAGGCAAATTTATCATTGTGACAATTCATATTTGATTCAAAAGAAACACAAGGAATAAGTCATAAGACAACAAATGGGCATAATGAGAATGATTCAAATATTAATGACTATTAAAATCCACCCACCAAACAAAACATATATTCATTACAACTAGTTCTTTCCTCACAGGCTTTAGAAGTTATATTTGGGTAAGCCAACAGCAAAAGATTAGATTCCTTATTGCTTTCAGAAATTTTGGAATGTAAGATAAATACCAAATTCCATGAATTTTGAACCAGAGACAGATTTTATGTACTCTGGTATCTCACATCTATGAAACAGCTTTCGAAACCAATCTAAATGGGAACAACAGTCTTTAAATATATATAGAGAGCAAAATCAATTGCAGGAACTTGGGCTTTAGTCTAACAGGAAGTCACCACCCAGCATCAAGTTCCTGGAAACTGGTCTCATAAGTTTCCAGGTATCTGATCTGTTCTAGCACCTTGAATATTGTAGTGGAGTGTTCATGCCATGCAGAAAGAATCATCTAAAGCTTTGTCCATTGTATGATCTAGCTATGTTTAGGGGGCACCAGATTCAGGCTACGCATCCACTCACAAAAGCTATAATCATCGAAGTGAAGGAAACTGCTCTTTAGCCTTGCCCTTTGCTCTGGAGTTAATGAGCGCAACTGCAGGAATCTTGCCTCCTGTTTCAGCAAAGGATTCAATTTGTTGTTAGAAAAACCACCATAAACTAATTGTGATAAGAAAACATGTCACCCCAACGATGGAGCCTACCTAAAAAAGTTAACTCGTACCTGCTCATATGGAGGATCCTTGTGAGCTGGTATTAAACGAGAAACAAAATACCGAGCCTGAGAGCTCCCCTCCTGTGTCAACATCAAAGCATCTCAGAAAATATACAAAACCATTTTTAGAGAGTAATGGATATGAAACAAGAACCAAAATTTagttcatcaaatcatttgaATAAAAAAAGGGTTATTGCTTCTGATCGTGTATAAAAAATCAGATTATTTTCAGTGAAATGACAACAAAATAGACCATTGGATCAAGATAGAAAACCTTGATAAATGAAAACCGAGAGAAGACCACAAGCATTTCAGTAGGTAAAAGGATTTCATAGAAGTAATGACGCTAAAAGGATAAATTGTAGAGAAAAACAGACTTTGAATGCAAGGATCCGAGGAGCTGGAAAACGGTTCTCAGTCAGCTCCTCTGCCAATGTTCTGCATGCTGCTAATGCTGCTGCACTTTTTCCTTCTTGAGCTGCAAGCTCAGCaccctaaaaaaaaaattatgtcagtCAATTATAAAGGATGAATGCAATATGATCTTGAAAGCAATCACCAAGAGCCTTTTGAAACAATACGTAGCATATGACATGAATTCTGTCAGATACTAGCATCAAAAGTCTACTTGGTACTAACAAAAAAATGGAAGAGAACAAGAAACAGACAAAGGTAGTATATAACATGAATTCTATCAgatgcatgcatgaaaagtgtactagtactaacaaaaaaaaaggaagagaaaaagaaacagaCAAACTAAAATGTTTAGAGATGTTGAGATTTACTTATGACCAAGAGTTCAAATCTTGGTCAAATACTGACATTGGCCGACTGCAGGACTGTTATGGTACTGGTAGTCTGGTACCAAATAATGTACCAAGTATCTGTACAGATCGGTACCAACCAGACCAAgcaaagagagagaggaagaggagatagaGTAAGAGGAGGAGATGAACAAGGAGCCATAGGATGTGGCACATGAGAGATGGCAATGCGGGAAAG
It encodes the following:
- the LOC135652383 gene encoding uncharacterized protein LOC135652383, with product MATEMGSGEMEHDVQRILEKIDQFTQQVWELLDAGRTLFKTLSSEFEERLISIHKEQMAKWQEEIKEMQLRDTCNEAARALLENAQHLLRSAPQASPTQQPLQDFSGEM